A window of Mycolicibacterium holsaticum DSM 44478 = JCM 12374 genomic DNA:
CAGGTCGGTCAGCTTCTCGGGAGCGACCGGATCACCGACGACACCGGACTCCTCGAGGTACACGGCGATCGGCACCGCCGGCTCGGAACCGGCGGACGTGGTGGGCGTCGTCGACGTCGACCAGATCGACTGGTAGTCAGGCGGTTCCGTACCGCAGCCCGATGCGGCGACGACGACCAGCGCGGCCGCCGCCACGCAGCGACGCGCCGTCACAGAATCTCGTGTACCGCGTCGATCGGCCGGGCGAGCCGGGTGCCCTTCGGCGTCACGACGAACGGCCGCTCGATGAGGATCGGGTGCTCGGCCATCGCATCGAGCAGTTCGTCGTCGCTGGCGTCGGCCAGCCCCAGCTCGGTGAACAGCGCTTCCTTCTTACGTACCGCCGTGCGTACGTCGATACCGGCGTCGGCGATCATCTTCTCGAGCTCCGCGCGCGACGGCGGCGTCTTGAGGTACTGGATGACCGTCGGCTCGATACCGTTCTCGCGCAACAAGTCCAAGGTCTTGCGGGAGGTCGAGCAGCGTGGGTTGTGGTAGATGGTGCTGTCTGTCATTTACGCCGATCCGTTGAAGAGTCCTGTGACCGAACCGTTTTCGAAGACCGCGCGAATGGTGCTGGCCAGCAGCGGCGCGATCGACAACACCGTCAACTGCGGGAACTGCTTGTCCTCACCGATGGGCAGGGTGTTGGTGACGATCACCTCACGAGCGCCGCAGTCGGCCAACCGCTGCGAGGCGGGCTCGGAAAGCACGCCGTGCGTCGCGGCGATGATCACGTCACCGGCGCCCTCGTCACGCAACAGCTTGACGGCACCGGCGATGGTGCCGCCGGTGTCGATCATGTCGTCGGTCAGCACGCAGGTGCGGCCCTTGACGTCACCGACCACCCGGTTGGACACCACCTGGTTGGGCACCCGCGGATCGCGCGTCTTGTGGATGAAGGCCAGCGGCGTGCCGCCCAGCGCGTCGGCCCACTTCTCGGCCACCCGCACCCGGCCGGAATCCGGCGACACCACAACGATGTTCTCGCACGGGTACTGCTCGGCGATGTAGCCGGTGAGCAGGTTCTGCGCCCGCATGTGGTCCACCGGGCCGTCGAAGAACCCCTGGATCTGGTCGGTGTGCAGGTCGACGGTGACGATCCGGTCGGCGCCCGCGGTCTTGAGCAGGTCGGCGACCAGCCGCGCGGAGATCGGCTCACGACCGCGGTGCTTCTTGTCCTGGCGCGCGTACGGGTAGAACGGCAGGATCGCGGTGATCCGCTTTGCGCTGCCGCGCTTGAGCGCATCGATCATGATCAGCTGTTCCATCAGCCACTTGTTCAGCGGATCGGTGTGTGACTGCAGGACGAACGCGTCGCAGCCGCGGACCGATTCATCGAAACGGACGAAGATCTCGCCGTTCGCGAAGTCGCGGGCAGTCTGCGCGGTGACTGGGACGTCGAGCTCTTTGGCCACCTGATCGGCCAGTTCGGGGTGCGCGCGACCCGCGAAGAGCATTAAGTTTTTGCGGTTGTCGGTCCACTCGGTGCCCACAGTGCCCTCGCCGGTCGGGGTTCGATACGGCCCAATCGTACGTAGCGTTGCCGGGTGCCCGTTGCCGGGTTGCCGGAAAACGAACAGCTACTTGTCGCCGTCGTCGGCTTCGGCCTTTGCGGCAGCCTCCGCGGCGGCGCTGCCCGGCCGCTTGCGCGACACCCAGCCCTCGATGGTGCGTTGGGGCCCGGCCGAAACCGCCAGCGCGCCCGGCGGCACGTCCTCGCGCACCACGGTGCCCGCCCCGGTGTAGGCGCCGTCGCCGACGGTGACCGGGGCGATGAACATGGTGTCCGAGCCGGTCCGCACGTGTGAGCCGATCGTCGTGCGGTTCTTGTTCTCGCCGTCGTAGTTGACGAACACGCTCGACGCGCCGATGTTGCTGTGCTCGCCGATGTCGGCGTCGCCGACGTAGGTCAGATGCGGCACCTTGGTTCCCGCGCCGATGGTCGAGTTCTTGGCTTCGACGAACGCGCCGAGTTTGCCGTCGGCGCCCAGCACGGTGCCCGGCCGCAGGTAGGCGAACGGCCCGACCGCGGCGCCGGCGCCGATGACGGACTGCCCGCCGTGGGTCCGCACCACGCTGGCGTTGTCGCCGACGGTGACGTCGGTCAGCGTGGTGTCCGGGCCGATCTGGCAGTTCCCGCCGATGCGGGTGCCGCCGAGCAGCTGGGTGCCGGGGTAGACGACGGTGTCGCGCCCGATCGTGACGTCGACGTCGACCCAGGTGGTGGCCGGGTCGACGACCGTCACCCCGGCGCGTTGGTGCGCCGCCACGATGCGCCGGTTCAGCTCGGCGCCGAGCTCGGCCAGCTGCACCCGGTCGTTGACGCCGGCGACCAGGGTGGCGTCGTCGATGTGCTTGGCGCGCACCACCTGCCCGTCGGAGCGCACGATCGAGATCACGTCGGTCAGGTACTGCTCCTGCTGGGCGTTGTCGGAGTCCAGCCGGCTCAACGCCGACCGCAGCGCGGCCATGTCGAACGCGTACACCCCGGCGTTGACCTCGTCGATGGCCAGCTGCGACGGGCTGGCATCGGCCTGTTCGACGATGCCGATCACCTCGCGGTCCTGCGTGCGCAGGATGCGGCCGTAGCCGGTCGGGTCGGGCAGCGTGGTGGTGAGAACCGTGGCCGCGGCGGGCTCGGTGCTGTGGGTGGCGATCAGGTCGGCCAGCGTGTCGGCGTCCAGCAGCGGAACGTCACCGGAGGTCACCACGACGGTGCCGGCGAAGGCGTCGGGCAGCGCGGCCAGCCCGCAGGCCACCGCGTGGCCGGTGCCCAGTTGCTGCTCCTGCACCGCGATGTCGACGGTGCGCCCGAATTGTTCGGCCAGCTCCTCGACAGCGGGGGCCACCCGGTCGCGGTCATGGCCCAGCACGACGACGAGGTGCTGGGGCGCCACCTTGGCGACCGCGTGCAGCGCGTGGGCCAGCATGCTGCGGCCCGCCAGCGTGTGCAGCACCTTGGGGGTGTCGGAGCGCATCCGGGTTCCGGCGCCGGCCGCAAGAACGACCACCGCAGCTTCGGTAGTTGCCGTCATCCGGTCTCCTGCCCCTGTCGAATGTGCAGTTTCATCCGCGACACGCCGATGACACCGTATGAAAGCGCACAGTCGCGACCAAATGCTCCGTCGCCAGGACTCGAACCTGAACTATCTGAACCAAAATCAGAGGTGCTGCCGATTACACCACGACGGATCGATCACCACGTGATGCTAGTCGAACCAACTAGCCTTACTACCGTGGCCGCATTCGACAAAGAGGTGCGTGCGCCGCGCGCCCGGATGACGGGTGCCGAGCGGCGCCATCAGCTCATCGACGTCGCCCGTTCGTTGTTCGCCGAACGCGGTTACGAGGGTACCTCGATCGAGGAGATCGCCCAACGCGCCAGCGTCTCCAAACCGGTGGTCTACGAGCATTTCGGCGGCAAAGAGGGGCTCTACGCGGTGGTGGTCGACCGCGAGATGTCGGCGTTGCTGGACGGCATCACGTCGTCGTTGACCCGGATGACCAACAACCGCTCGCGGCTGCGGATCGAACGCGTCGCGCTGGCGCTGTTGACCTACGTCGACGAGCGCACCGACGGGTTCCGCATCCTCATCCGCGACTCTCCGGCGGCCATCACGTCCGGCAGCACCTACTCCACGCTGCTCAACGAGGCCGTCAACCAGGTGTCGTCGATCCTGGCCGGAGACTTCTCCAAGCGCGGCCTGGATCCGGAGATGGCCCCGCTGTATGCGCAGGCGTTGGTCGGTTCGGTCTCGATGACGGCACAGTGGTGGCTCGATGTGCGCGAGCCCAAGAAGGAGGTTGTCGCCGCGCATCTGGTCAACCTGTGCTGGAACGGGCTGATGCATCTGGAGGACGACCCGCAGCTGCTCGACGAGTAATCCCGCCACCGTCGTTTCGCCGAGATTGACGTAATGGCGAAAACCACTCGCACGTTGGCGCCCAAATGTCCCTTTGGGCATGTAGGTAAAGCCGCGCATACGATGGAAGCATCATGACCGTATCGGGGAACACCCATGTCCAAACCCCGATCGCGGGGCTTGTCGAGCTGGCGCTACGCGACCCGTCGCTGAAGGAAGTCGCCCGCCGCGCCGCCGATGAACCCGCCGATCTCACGCTCATCGGCCCGGCCAGCGCCCGGCTGTTCGTCGCGTGCGCGCTGGCGCAGGCCGGCCCGCTGCTCGTGGTCACCGCGACGGGTCGAGAAGCCGACGACCTGACCGCCGAACTGCGCGGCGTCTACGGCGAGCAGGTCGCGTTGTTCCCGTCGTGGGAGACCCTGCCCCACGAGCGGCTGTCCCCGGGGGTCGACACGGTCGGGGCCCGGCTGATGGTGCTGCACCGGCTCAAGCACCCCGACGACGCGCGCCTGGGCCCGCCGCTGCGCGTCGTGGTCACCACGGCGCGCTCGCTGCTGCAGCCGATGGCGCAACGACCGGGCGACCTAGACGAGTGGACACCGGTGACGCTGACCGTGGGGGAAGAGCCCCGGTTCGACGCCGGAGCCGCCCCGGCGGCGACATTCGACGCCGTGCTCGCCCGCCTGGTGGAGCTGGCCTACGAACGGGTCGACATGGTCGGCAAGCGCGGCGAGTTCGCCGTGCGCGGCGGCATCCTCGACGTCTTCCCGCCCACCGCCGAACACCCGGTGCGTGTCGAGTTCTGGGGTGACGAGGTCTCCGAGATGCGGATGTTCGCCGTCGCCGACCAGCGGTCGATCCCCGAGATCAGCATCGACACCGTGATCGCGGTGCCGTGTCGCGAACTACTGCTCAGCGACGACGTCCGCGACCGCGCCGCCGCGCTGGCCGCCGAGCATCCCGTCGCAGAGAACCACCTGACCGGCAGCGTGCCCGAAATGCTGGCCAGGCTCGCCGACGGCATCCCGGTCGACGGTATGGAAGCGCTGCTGCCGTTGCTACGCAAGGACGACCTCGTCACGCTGCCCGCGCATCTGCCGCCGAACACCCCGCTGCTGATCTGCGACCCCGAAAAGGTGCGCACCCGCGCCGCCGACCTGATGAAGACCGGACGTGAGTTTCTCGAGGCGTCGTGGTCGGCTGCAGCGTTCGGTGGCTCCGAAGGCACAGCGCCGATCGACCTGGAGGCCCTCGGCGCCTCGGGCTTCGTCGGCATCGACGACGCCCGCGCCGCCGCCGCGGCGGGCGGGCACCCGTGGTGGACGCTGAGCCAGCTGTCGGACGAGACCGCGCTCGAAGTCGACATCCGGCCCGCCCCGTCGGCGCGCGGTTCACAAGCCAGCATCAGCGAGGTCTTCGCGATGCTGCGCGCGCACGTGGCGACCGGAGGATATGCGGCGGTCGTGACACCGGGCACGGGCACCGCGCACCGCGTCGTCGAGCAGCTCGCCGAATCTGAAACGCCCGCAGCGCTTCTGGAAGCCGGTGCCACGCCGAAGGAGGGCGTCGTCGGCGTGCTGAAGGGTCCGCTGCACGACGGGGTGGTCGTGCCGGGCGCCAACCTGGTGGTCATCACCGAGGCCGACCTGACCGGCAGCCGGGTCGCGACGACCGAAGGCAAACGGCTGGCCGCCAAGCGCCGCAACGTGGTGGACCCGCTGGCGTTGACGGCCGGCGACCTGGTGGTGCACGACCAGCACGGCATCGGCCGGTTCCTGGAGATGACCGAACGCGTGGTCGGCGGCGCCCGCCGCGAATACCTGGTACTGGAGTACGCATCGAATAAGCGCGGGCAAGCGTCCGACAAGCTCTACGTGCCGATGGACTCGCTGGATCAGCTGTCGCGCTACGTCGGCGGTGAGGCCCCGACGCTGAGCCGGCTGGGCGGCAGCGACTGGACCAACACGAAAAGCCGCGCGCGCAGTGCTGTCAGGGAGATCGCCCAGGAGTTGGTGGCGCTCTACGCGAAGCGGCAGGCCGCACCCGGACACGCGTTTGCGCCCGACAGCCCGTGGCAGGCCGAGATGGAGGACGCGTTCGGGTTCACCGAGACCGTCGACCAGCTGACCGCGATCACCGAGGTCAAGGCCGATATGGAACGGCCGATCCCGATGGACCGGGTGATCTGCGGCGACGTCGGCTACGGCAAGACCGAGATCGCGGTGCGCGCGGCGTTCAAGGCCGTGCAGGACGGCAGACAGGTCGCGGTGCTGGTGCCGACGACGCTGCTGGCCGACCAGCACCTGCAGACGTTCACCGACCGGATGGCCGGGTTCCCGGTCACCGTCAAGGGGTTGTCGCGGTTCACCTCGAGCGCGGAGTCCAAAGCGGTGCTCGACGGGATGAAAGACGGCAGCATCGACATCGTCATCGGCACCCACCGGCTGCTGCAGACCGGTGTGACGTGGAAGAACCTGGGCCTGGTCGTGGTCGACGAGGAACAGCGGTTCGGTGTCGAACACAAGGAGCACATCAAGTCGATGCGCACCCACGTCGATGTGCTGACCATGAGCGCGACCCCGATTCCGCGCACGCTGGAGATGAGCCTGGCCGGGATCCGGGAAATGTCGACGATCCTCACCCCGCCCGAGGAGCGTTATCCGGTGCTGACCTACGTCGGCCCGCACGACGACAAGCAGATCGCCGCGGCGCTGCGACGCGAACTGCTGCGCGACGGGCAGGCGTTCTACATCCACAACCGGGTCCGCACGATCGACCAGGCGGCGGCCCGGGTGCAGGCCCTGGTGCCGGAGGCGCGCGTCGTCGTCGCGCACGGCCAGATGCCCGAGGAACTTCTCGAACGCACCGTCGAGGGCTTCTGGAACCGCGATTACGACATCCTGGTGTGCACGACGATCGTGGAGACGGGCCTGGACATCTCCAACGCCAACACGCTGATCGTCGAGCGCGCCGACACGTTCGGGCTCTCGCAGTTGCACCAGTTGCGGGGCCGGGTGGGTCGCAGCCGCGAGCGTGGCTACGCGTATTTCCTGTATCCGCCGGAGGTTCCGCTGACCGAGACCGCCTATGACCGGCTGGCCACCATCGCGCAGAACAACGAGTTGGGCGCCGGCATGGCCGTGGCGATGAAGGACCTGGAGATCCGCGGCGCCGGCAACGTGCTGGGTGTCGAGCAGTCGGGTCACGTCGCGGGCGTCGGCTTCGACCTGTACGTGCGACTGGTCGGCGAGGCCGTCGAAGCCTACCGGGCGGCCGCGGACGGGAAAACCGTTGCGGCACCGGAAGAGCAGAAGGATGTGCGCATCGACCTACCCGTCGACGCGCACCTGCCGCAGGACTACATCGGCAGCGACCGCCTGCGTCTGGAGGGCTACCGGCGGCTCGCGGCGGCCGGCGACTCCGCGGCCGTGGACGCCGTCGTGGAGGAGTGGATCGATCGGTACGGGCCGCTGCCGGCGCCCGTGCAGCGGTTGGTCGCGATCGCGCGGTTGCGGTTGCTGCTCCGGCACTACGCGATCACCGAGGTCAGCTCGGTATCGGAGACCACGCTGCGGCTGGCGCCCCTGCAGCTGCTGGACTCACAGCAGCTTCGGCTCAAGCGGATACAACCCAGCGCGCGTTACCGGGCGACGACGTCGACCGTGCAGGTGCCGATTCCGCGCGCCGGTGAGGGTGTCGGTGCGCCGCGAATCCGTGATCTTGAACTGGTGCAGTTCGTCGCCGACCTGGTGCTGGCCCTGGACGGCAAACCTCAGGGCAGCGTCGATGTGACCGCGAACCTCGAAGTTTCGGTTTAACGCCTGATCACAGCCATGGTGATTTATCCCACCGGCGGCGTGGATAACGCAGCCGAATGCCGACCCGACGTACCGAGTGGGGGGTCAAGGTGTTGCGTTGTCGTCTAGATCGAAGGCGACGGGATCGTCCGGACCGGACGGTTGAGCAATTTCCTAAACCGAACATCACGCGTACACCAAAGACGGTGTCGCAGTGACGGAAGGCGAAGGAGTGAAAATGAACTTCAAGAAATTCGCGGTAACCACGACGATGGCCGGTGCGCTGGGACTCGGTGGCCTCGGCCTGGGAACGGGCCTGGCACAAGCCGCTCCGTTCGTGCCGCCGCCGCCGCCGATTCCGGTGCCGGGTGTGCACGTGCCCGACGTGCATCTTCCGGGTGTGCACGTTCCTGACGTGAACGTGCCGAGCGTCAACGTTCCTGATGTGAACGTGCCGAGCGTCAACGTTCCTGATGTGAACGTGCCGGCCGTCAACGTTCCCGACGTGAACGTGCCGGACGTGCGGTTCCCGCAGCTGGGTGATTACTTCCGGCTGCCGGTGACCCACATTGCCCCCGGGCAGCTGAAGAATGCGCCGTTCATCAATGGCGTTGCGAACCCGTTCTTCGGCATCCCGCCGGGTCAGCTGAAGAAGATGGCCACGGTGGACGGGATCGTCAACCCGTTCTTCGAGCATTCGCCGGGCCACTGGGTGATTCCGGGCTAGTCCTTGAGTCCCCGAGGTGACACGATGGCCGCCTTGCCTTCGGGCAGGGCGGCCATCTGGCGTTCGCAGGCTTGCAGGTACTCGCCACGGGCGTCGAGGTCGGGTCAATGTGTTGGTATAACCGAAACCAGCGGTCTCATCGAAAATGCGTGAGGGGGTCTAGCCCATGACCGTCGTATTGGTCGACCCCCGCCGGCCGGCCCTCATCCCCGTCGACGCGATCGAGCTGCTCAGCGGCGACGTCCAGTACACCGAGGAGATACCGGTGAAGGTGCCATGGTCGCTGCCCTCGGCGCGGCCGTGGTTCTCCGACGAGGCCGACGAGCAAGGCGCGCCGGTGCTGCTGTCGTCGGACCCGGACCATCCCGCGGTCAAGACGCGGCTGGCGGCCGGGGAGAGGCTGGTCGCCGCCCCCGAGCCCGCGCCGGGGGAGCGCCTTCTCGACGCGGTCGCGATGATGGACAAGCTGCGCACCTCCGGACCGTGGGAGAGCGAACAGACACACGATTCCCTGCGCCGCTACCTGCTGGAGGAAACCTACGAGCTGTTCGACGCGGTACGCGGTGGCAACGCCGACGAACTACGCGAAGAACTCGGAGATGTATTGCTGCAGGTGCTATTTCACGCCCGAATCGCCGAGGATGCACCCCAGAATTCCTTCACCGTCGACGACGTCGCCGACTCGCTGGTACGCAAACTCGGCAACCGCGTGCCTGCCGTGCTTGCCGGCGAGGCGATTTCACTCGACGACCAGTTGGCGCAGTGGGAGGAGCGCAAGGCCCTGGAGAAGCGGGCCAGGCGGGCATTCTCCTGCATGGACGACGTCCCGACCGGTCAGCCCGCATTGGCGTTGGCGCAGAAGGTGATCGAGCGGGTGACCGCGGCGAACCTGCCCGCCGATCTCATTCCGGAGGGCATCAAGTCGGTGACGGTGACGGTGGCGGCGGGTTTCGACGCAGAGAGCGCGTTGCGGGCACAGGTCCTGGAGTTCATGGACACCGTGCGCAAGGTCGAACACGAGGTCGCCGTCGGTCGTCGCGGCGACGACGTCCCCGAGGAACTCGACGTCGCGCCGCTCGGCGAGATCACCGAGGAACAGTGGCGCGCGTACTGGCCGGCCGACGACACCGAGCCCGCGCCGGACCGCGTGCCCGAGCCGACACCGGCCGAGGTGCCCGAGCCGGCGCCTGCCGGCGTTCCCGAACCCGGACCGGTGGAAGTCCCCGAACCGTCCCCGCAGGACGTCGAATGTTGACCAGCGAATTCGGCGGGTTTTGTCCTGCTGAGCGAGCGTAAGCGCGCCGAAAACGCGAGGGGCGTTTCGGCGCGCCGCGGCGAACACGTGGGAACATGGCAAGCGACCGAGGTTGGTTGAGGAGTCTGGTGTCGCCGGTGCGTTGGCTGCGGGCTGTCGCCGTAGTAGGTGCGACAGCGCTGCTCTTGGCTTCGAGCTGTTCCTGGCAGCTCGGAACGCCCATACCTGAAGGTATACCGCCGCCCCCGGGTGACCCGGTGCCCAAAATCGACACCTACGCCAAGGGTCGGCCCGCCGACCAGCTGCACGACTGGGCGGCCGCACGCGCACCCGCCCTCGGCATACCCGTCGGGGCGCTGGAGGCCTACGCCTACGCCGCACGGGTCGCGGAGGTGGAGAACCCGGACTGCAACCTGGCATGGACGACGCTGGCAGGCATCGGACAGGTAGAAAGCCACCACGGCACGTATCGCGGCGCGGCCATCGAGGACAACGGCGACGTGCGCCCGCCCATCCGCGGCGTGCTGCTCGACGGCACGGGCGGCAACCTCGAGATCCTCGACGACGACGCGGTCAGCCACGACGGCGACATGGCCTTCGCCCGCGCCATGGGGCCGATGCAGTTCATCCCCGAAACGTGGCGGCTCTACGGCGTCGACGCCAACAACGACGGCGAGGTCAGCGCCGACAACATCGACGACGCCGCGCTGTCGGCCGCCGGGTACCTGTGCTGGCGCGGTAAGGACCTGGCCACCCCGAGGGGCTGGATGAACGCGCTGCGCGCCTACAACCTGTCCGACCAGTACGCCCGCACCGTGCGCGACTGGGCCACCGCGTATGCGAACGGACACCCCCTCTGAGCACGCCGGTCAGGGGTACAGGCTCTAGGCTCGACCTCTAACGCCATCGTTCACATCACGATCAAGGAGAAGCGAGTGCCCATCATCGAGCAGGTCGGAGCCCGCGAGATCCTCGACTCCCGGGGTAACCCGACGGTCGAGGTCGAGGTGGCGCTGCTGGACGGCACGTTCGCCCGCGCCGCGGTGCCCTCAGGCGCATCGACGGGTGAGCACGAGGCCGTCGAGTTGCGCGACGGCGGCGCCCGCTACGGCGGCAAGGGCGTGCACAAGGCGGTCGAGGCCGTGCTCGACGAGATCGCGCCCGCGGTCATCGGCATGAGCGCCGACGATCAGCGGCTCATCGACCAGGCCCTGCTCGACCTCGACGGCACCCCCGACAAGTCCCGGCTGGGCGCCAACGCGATCCTCGGGGTGTCGCTCGCGGTGTCGAAGGCCGCCGCCGAGTCGGCCGCGCTGCCCTTCTTCCGCTACATCGGCGGACCCAACGCGCACATCCTTCCGGTGCCGATGATGAACATCCTCAACGGCGGCGCCCACGCCGACACCGGCGTGGACGTACAGGAGTTCATGGTCGCGCCGATCGGCGCCCCGTCGTTCAAGGAGGCGCTGCGGTGGGGCACCGAGGTGTACCACGCGCTGAAGGCGGTGCTCAAGGAACAGGGCCTGGCGACCGGCCTCGGCGACGAGGGCGGTTTCGCACCCGATGTGGCGGGCACCAAGGCCGCACTCGATCTGATCTTGAACGCCATCGAGACCGCCGGCTTCGCGCCCGGGGCGGACGTCGCGCTGGCGCTCGACGTCGCGGCCACCGAATTCTTCAGTGCCGAGCAGGGTTACGCGTTCGAGAACGAGACCCGCACCGCCGAGAACATGATCTATTTCTATTCCGGCCTGATCGACTCCTACCCGCTGGTGTCGATCGAGGATCCGCTGTCCGAGGACGACTGGGAGGGCTGGGTCGCGCTGACGAACGCGATCGGCGACCGGATCCAGTTGGTCGGCGACGACCTCTTCGTCACCAACCCCGAACGGCTCGAAGACGGCATCCACAAGGGCGCGGCCAACGCACTTCTGGTGAAGGTCAACCAGATCGGCACGCTGACCGAGACGCTCGACGCGGTGGCGTTGGCGCACGCCAGCGGTTATCGCACGATGATGAGCCACCGCAGCGGCGAAACCGAGGACACCACGATCGCCGACCTCGCCGTCGCGGTCGGCAGCGGCCAGATCAAGACCGGTGCTCCCGCCCGCAGCGAGCGCGTCGCCAAGTACAACCAGCTGCTTCGCATCGAGGAAACCCTCGGCGACGCCGCCCGCTACGCCGGTGACCTGGCGTTCCCCCGGTTTACGGTGGAGACGAAATAGGCCGTGCCCGACGCGAAACGACCCGATCCGAAGAGACGGTCACCCACCTCCCGGCCCAGTAAGCCGGGTAAAGGTGGTGGCAAGG
This region includes:
- a CDS encoding lytic transglycosylase domain-containing protein, with the translated sequence MSPVRWLRAVAVVGATALLLASSCSWQLGTPIPEGIPPPPGDPVPKIDTYAKGRPADQLHDWAAARAPALGIPVGALEAYAYAARVAEVENPDCNLAWTTLAGIGQVESHHGTYRGAAIEDNGDVRPPIRGVLLDGTGGNLEILDDDAVSHDGDMAFARAMGPMQFIPETWRLYGVDANNDGEVSADNIDDAALSAAGYLCWRGKDLATPRGWMNALRAYNLSDQYARTVRDWATAYANGHPL
- a CDS encoding nucleoside triphosphate pyrophosphohydrolase, whose product is MTVVLVDPRRPALIPVDAIELLSGDVQYTEEIPVKVPWSLPSARPWFSDEADEQGAPVLLSSDPDHPAVKTRLAAGERLVAAPEPAPGERLLDAVAMMDKLRTSGPWESEQTHDSLRRYLLEETYELFDAVRGGNADELREELGDVLLQVLFHARIAEDAPQNSFTVDDVADSLVRKLGNRVPAVLAGEAISLDDQLAQWEERKALEKRARRAFSCMDDVPTGQPALALAQKVIERVTAANLPADLIPEGIKSVTVTVAAGFDAESALRAQVLEFMDTVRKVEHEVAVGRRGDDVPEELDVAPLGEITEEQWRAYWPADDTEPAPDRVPEPTPAEVPEPAPAGVPEPGPVEVPEPSPQDVEC
- the glmU gene encoding bifunctional UDP-N-acetylglucosamine diphosphorylase/glucosamine-1-phosphate N-acetyltransferase GlmU, with the translated sequence MTATTEAAVVVLAAGAGTRMRSDTPKVLHTLAGRSMLAHALHAVAKVAPQHLVVVLGHDRDRVAPAVEELAEQFGRTVDIAVQEQQLGTGHAVACGLAALPDAFAGTVVVTSGDVPLLDADTLADLIATHSTEPAAATVLTTTLPDPTGYGRILRTQDREVIGIVEQADASPSQLAIDEVNAGVYAFDMAALRSALSRLDSDNAQQEQYLTDVISIVRSDGQVVRAKHIDDATLVAGVNDRVQLAELGAELNRRIVAAHQRAGVTVVDPATTWVDVDVTIGRDTVVYPGTQLLGGTRIGGNCQIGPDTTLTDVTVGDNASVVRTHGGQSVIGAGAAVGPFAYLRPGTVLGADGKLGAFVEAKNSTIGAGTKVPHLTYVGDADIGEHSNIGASSVFVNYDGENKNRTTIGSHVRTGSDTMFIAPVTVGDGAYTGAGTVVREDVPPGALAVSAGPQRTIEGWVSRKRPGSAAAEAAAKAEADDGDK
- the arsC gene encoding arsenate reductase (glutaredoxin) (This arsenate reductase requires both glutathione and glutaredoxin to convert arsenate to arsenite, after which the efflux transporter formed by ArsA and ArsB can extrude the arsenite from the cell, providing resistance.); its protein translation is MTDSTIYHNPRCSTSRKTLDLLRENGIEPTVIQYLKTPPSRAELEKMIADAGIDVRTAVRKKEALFTELGLADASDDELLDAMAEHPILIERPFVVTPKGTRLARPIDAVHEIL
- a CDS encoding TetR/AcrR family transcriptional regulator → MTGAERRHQLIDVARSLFAERGYEGTSIEEIAQRASVSKPVVYEHFGGKEGLYAVVVDREMSALLDGITSSLTRMTNNRSRLRIERVALALLTYVDERTDGFRILIRDSPAAITSGSTYSTLLNEAVNQVSSILAGDFSKRGLDPEMAPLYAQALVGSVSMTAQWWLDVREPKKEVVAAHLVNLCWNGLMHLEDDPQLLDE
- a CDS encoding ribose-phosphate diphosphokinase, which codes for MGTEWTDNRKNLMLFAGRAHPELADQVAKELDVPVTAQTARDFANGEIFVRFDESVRGCDAFVLQSHTDPLNKWLMEQLIMIDALKRGSAKRITAILPFYPYARQDKKHRGREPISARLVADLLKTAGADRIVTVDLHTDQIQGFFDGPVDHMRAQNLLTGYIAEQYPCENIVVVSPDSGRVRVAEKWADALGGTPLAFIHKTRDPRVPNQVVSNRVVGDVKGRTCVLTDDMIDTGGTIAGAVKLLRDEGAGDVIIAATHGVLSEPASQRLADCGAREVIVTNTLPIGEDKQFPQLTVLSIAPLLASTIRAVFENGSVTGLFNGSA
- the mfd gene encoding transcription-repair coupling factor, which codes for MTVSGNTHVQTPIAGLVELALRDPSLKEVARRAADEPADLTLIGPASARLFVACALAQAGPLLVVTATGREADDLTAELRGVYGEQVALFPSWETLPHERLSPGVDTVGARLMVLHRLKHPDDARLGPPLRVVVTTARSLLQPMAQRPGDLDEWTPVTLTVGEEPRFDAGAAPAATFDAVLARLVELAYERVDMVGKRGEFAVRGGILDVFPPTAEHPVRVEFWGDEVSEMRMFAVADQRSIPEISIDTVIAVPCRELLLSDDVRDRAAALAAEHPVAENHLTGSVPEMLARLADGIPVDGMEALLPLLRKDDLVTLPAHLPPNTPLLICDPEKVRTRAADLMKTGREFLEASWSAAAFGGSEGTAPIDLEALGASGFVGIDDARAAAAAGGHPWWTLSQLSDETALEVDIRPAPSARGSQASISEVFAMLRAHVATGGYAAVVTPGTGTAHRVVEQLAESETPAALLEAGATPKEGVVGVLKGPLHDGVVVPGANLVVITEADLTGSRVATTEGKRLAAKRRNVVDPLALTAGDLVVHDQHGIGRFLEMTERVVGGARREYLVLEYASNKRGQASDKLYVPMDSLDQLSRYVGGEAPTLSRLGGSDWTNTKSRARSAVREIAQELVALYAKRQAAPGHAFAPDSPWQAEMEDAFGFTETVDQLTAITEVKADMERPIPMDRVICGDVGYGKTEIAVRAAFKAVQDGRQVAVLVPTTLLADQHLQTFTDRMAGFPVTVKGLSRFTSSAESKAVLDGMKDGSIDIVIGTHRLLQTGVTWKNLGLVVVDEEQRFGVEHKEHIKSMRTHVDVLTMSATPIPRTLEMSLAGIREMSTILTPPEERYPVLTYVGPHDDKQIAAALRRELLRDGQAFYIHNRVRTIDQAAARVQALVPEARVVVAHGQMPEELLERTVEGFWNRDYDILVCTTIVETGLDISNANTLIVERADTFGLSQLHQLRGRVGRSRERGYAYFLYPPEVPLTETAYDRLATIAQNNELGAGMAVAMKDLEIRGAGNVLGVEQSGHVAGVGFDLYVRLVGEAVEAYRAAADGKTVAAPEEQKDVRIDLPVDAHLPQDYIGSDRLRLEGYRRLAAAGDSAAVDAVVEEWIDRYGPLPAPVQRLVAIARLRLLLRHYAITEVSSVSETTLRLAPLQLLDSQQLRLKRIQPSARYRATTSTVQVPIPRAGEGVGAPRIRDLELVQFVADLVLALDGKPQGSVDVTANLEVSV